A portion of the Sabethes cyaneus chromosome 3, idSabCyanKW18_F2, whole genome shotgun sequence genome contains these proteins:
- the LOC128743400 gene encoding protein tiptop, translating to MMLHEAVMLEIYRQALHASEMASPRCQSRESSGGGRCPSDESIRSEGDRDGQNSGPNMSPVSITLPPTLPPAAAAALLPQHSAAMAAYLNVAAVAAQQNRLLLGSPLAGLAAARNGSPPILPPLASPTDESDDAALDFSKKRTDSGTADDDGASDCEDGDAVNLSAKSGENSPLDLSVSHRKRTGDDSHSPPPRKAPRSLDYKPAIVTPWSSPVTPQLPYFAAAVAAASLSPKNNHTDWNGKHKGVTNEAAKALEKMTELSRLGGEEIYRPSNNNPAAGGNAPGGGRHSAWQSHWLNKGADSAKDVLKCVWCKQSFPSLAALSTHMKETKHCGVNVPPGTGMPQQPIQSQPPNSSNQNTAGSASNKPSPSELNLLIKETMPLPRKLVRGQDVWLGKGAEQTRQILKCMWCGQSFRTLAEMTAHMQQTQHYTNIISQEQIISWKSSDGEKPGSGAPGPSGNSSNAAGTPNTPAAQANSHVNAVFTCKVCDQAFSSLKELSNHMVKKAHYQEHIMRTMTESGGRRRQPREKRKKSLPVRKLLEMERAQHDYKNGENPPVSAANKPIRDLGAGKITCEKCNEKIETTMFVDHIRQCIGGTAILQAQQQREKLKNALLSNTIIPPDSISPVTPISRDGRKSVGDDLSSPLSLQKSPMPADLSSPASAKKDGEKSSSPSVLNAIEQLIEKSFDTRSRHPSTNFGNTSQSTTPLGSSILKRLGIDESVDYTKPLVDPQTMNLLRSYHQQQYVSQFGRRERSGSESSSISERGSSRVDSLTPEKKYDTTGHSTPRGTPEKQFIDDHNNSDEQQVNIKREMASDDEDEGDKHEPSKIKIKKELDEDEEEGPMRPPSKSNDEAADTEKEHRRRCSVASSPAPSPRLSTASVPLSPSASPISDHHSIASRSTPGVADGSSKKSSSGNVSSSLGALSSMFDSLTGAGSAGTAETSGSGKKSNAHPLAALQKLCDKTETQPSGRAGTSSALLSATTNAQPSRTAPGAILAFSWACNDAVVSDESVIKCAYCDTTFTSKGAYRHHLSKAHFVSDEVIPDPKGQGSLKPGSPHSPKSTGSGVGGAVGMSSRENSNRTDGGSTPVPSMVGPGGGGAGGGGGRDSGSGNGQTKSPPPTQSPAAFDESPHSKFLKYTELAKQLSSKYV from the coding sequence TGAAATGGCCAGCCCTAGATGCCAATCGAGGGAGTCATCCGGCGGTGGTCGTTGCCCATCGGACGAATCGATCCGGTCCGAGGGCGACAGGGACGGCCAGAACTCGGGCCCGAACATGAGCCCGGTTTCGATAACGCTCCCGCCCACCCTGCCGCCAGCAGCCGCCGCCGCCCTCCTGCCTCAGCATTCTGCCGCGATGGCCGCCTACCTGAACGTGGCCGCCGTTGCGGCCCAACAGAACCGACTGCTGCTAGGTTCGCCGCTGGCCGGACTGGCGGCCGCTCGTAACGGATCCCCGCCGATACTACCTCCACTGGCATCTCCGACGGACGAGAGCGACGACGCTGCGCTGGACTTTAGCAAAAAGCGCACCGACAGCGGAACGGCCGACGATGACGGTGCCAGTGACTGCGAAGATGGAGACGCGGTCAATCTGAGCGCAAAGTCCGGCGAAAACAGTCCGCTGGATCTGTCGGTTAGCCACCGGAAGCGAACGGGTGATGACTCCCACTCGCCTCCACCTCGGAAAGCTCCTCGCTCGCTCGACTACAAACCGGCCATCGTTACGCCGTGGAGTTCACCGGTAACACCTCAGCTTCCTTACTTTGCCGCCGCCGTAGCAGCTGCTAGTCTATCACCGAAGAACAACCACACCGATTGGAACGGCAAACATAAAGGTGTGACCAACGAAGCTGCTAAGGCTCTGGAGAAAATGACCGAACTAAGTCGCCTTGGAGGAGAGGAAATCTATCGACCCTCGAACAATAACCCCGCCGCAGGTGGCAATGCACCGGGCGGTGGCCGTCACAGCGCATGGCAATCACACTGGCTCAACAAGGGAGCCGATTCGGCCAAGGATGTCCTCAAATGTGTTTGGTGCAAGCAAAGCTTCCCCTCATTAGCTGCGCTGAGCACTCACATGAAGGAGACCAAACACTGCGGCGTAAACGTTCCTCCGGGCACCGGAATGCCTCAACAACCGATCCAATCGCAACCACCGAATTCGTCCAACCAGAACACCGCTGGCAGTGCTTCCAACAAACCATCACCGAGTGAGCTAAATCTTCTAATTAAGGAAACCATGCCGCTTCCCCGCAAGCTCGTGCGCGGTCAGGACGTTTGGCTTGGAAAGGGTGCCGAACAAACTCGGCAGATCCTAAAGTGCATGTGGTGTGGCCAGAGCTTCCGAACCTTGGCCGAAATGACAGCTCACATGCAGCAAACGCAACATTACACTAACATCATTTCCCAAGAACAAATCATATCGTGGAAATCATCCGATGGTGAGAAGCCCGGTTCGGGCGCTCCAGGACCCAGTGGAAACTCCTCGAACGCTGCGGGGACACCCAACACCCCGGCCGCCCAGGCCAACAGTCACGTCAACGCAGTTTTCACCTGCAAAGTGTGCGATCAAGCATTTTCCTCACTAAAAGAACTCAGCAATCACATGGTTAAAAAGGCCCACTACCAAGAGCACATAATGCGAACGATGACCGAAAGTGGTGGCCGCCGAAGGCAGCCCCGAGAGAAGCGAAAGAAATCCCTTCCGGTAAGAAAATTGCTCGAAATGGAACGAGCCCAGCACGACTACAAGAACGGCGAAAATCCTCCGGTTAGCGCAGCGAACAAACCCATCCGCGATCTCGGTGCCGGAAAAATAACCTGCGAAAAGTGTAACGAAAAAATCGAAACAACCATGTTCGTGGATCATATCAGGCAGTGCATCGGCGGAACGGCGATCCTGCAAGCGCAACAGCAACGGGAAAAATTGAAGAATGCCCTTCTTTCCAACACCATCATCCCACCGGATTCGATCAGTCCGGTAACGCCGATCAGCCGGGATGGTCGCAAATCGGTTGGCGATGATCTGTCGTCGCCACTTTCACTGCAAAAGTCACCCATGCCGGCGGATCTGTCCTCTCCGGCTTCGGCGAAGAAGGACGGCGAGAAAAGTTCCTCTCCCTCGGTGTTGAATGCGATCGAGCAGTTGATAGAGAAGAGTTTCGATACTCGTTCCCGCCATCCGAGCACCAATTTTGGGAATACCAGTCAAAGTACGACACCGCTCGGTTCGAGCATCCTGAAACGTTTGGGCATCGATGAGAGTGTGGATTACACCAAACCGCTTGTCGATCCGCAGACGATGAACCTTCTGAGGAGTTACCATCAGCAGCAGTACGTTTCGCAGTTTGGAAGACGAGAACGGAGTGGCAGCGAATCGAGCTCCATTTCGGAGCGAGGGTCGAGCCGGGTGGATTCGTTGACACCGGAAAAGAAGTACGACACGACCGGTCACTCAACGCCAAGAGGAACTCCGGAGAAGCAGTTCATAGACGACCACAACAACAGTGACGAACAGCAGGTGAATATAAAGCGGGAGATGGCGAGCGATGACGAAGACGAGGGTGACAAACATGAACCATCGAAAATTAAGATCAAGAAGGAACTCGACGAAGACGAAGAAGAGGGACCCATGAGGCCTCCAAGCAAATCAAACGACGAAGCAGCAGACACGGAAAAAGAACACAGAAGACGGTGTAGTGTGGCTTCTAGTCCTGCCCCAAGTCCGCGACTATCAACCGCCAGCGTTCCTCTGAGTCCATCAGCTAGTCCCATCAGTGACCATCATTCCATTGCATCGCGGTCGACTCCGGGGGTGGCGGATGGCAGCAGCAAAAAGTCATCCAGTGGCAACGTGAGCAGCAGTTTGGGCGCACTGTCATCGATGTTTGACAGTTTAACTGGAGCGGGAAGTGCCGGCACTGCAGAAACAAGTGGATCAGGTAAAAAATCAAACGCTCATCCACTGGCAGCACTGCAGAAGCTTTGTGATAAAACCGAAACGCAACCCAGTGGCAGGGCGGGAACCAGTAGTGCACTGCTTTCGGCTACTACCAATGCACAACCTAGTAGAACTGCTCCGGGGGCAATATTAGCATTTAGCTGGGCGTGCAATGACGCGGTTGTGTCGGACGAATCGGTTATTAAGTGTGCCTATTGTGACACGACGTTCACCTCGAAAGGCGCCTACAGGCACCACCTGTCCAAGGCGCACTTCGTCAGTGACGAGGTTATTCCGGATCCGAAGGGTCAGGGTTCCTTAAAACCCGGTTCTCCACATTCGCCTAAATCAACCGGAAGTGGTGTTGGTGGCGCCGTTGGAATGAGTAGTCGTGAAAATTCGAACCGTACCGACGGCGGCAGTACTCCGGTGCCTTCAATGGTGGGTCCTGGCGGTGGTGGtgctggcggcggcggcggcagggACAGTGGAAGCGGAAACGGGCAAACCAAAAGCCCACCTCCAACGCAATCACCGGCGGCATTCGATGAAAGTCCGCACTCCAAGTTTCTCAAGTACACCGAACTGGCCAAACAGTTGTCGTCCAAGTACGTCTGA